A genome region from Thermus sp. LT1-2-5 includes the following:
- a CDS encoding NEW3 domain-containing protein, whose product MRKAIWLLASGLALLLAACGGQGGGGPDLRLVGLSPNNPSLCPGQAVTLTLTLASQSGFQGQVTLQVTEGGQPPSWLSPTSVERTLNVPAGGQAQQTLEVAVAQDAPTGTHALKVRVTYGNRVVDGDLNLTVEACTLGFEFDHEANQAEFQRKPDVPVVRGRLTVQGVAGPPQVRLQYRFVSTDGTPEATWREGPPFALTRDPQNPGTYLAEAALEDFWPVGLDPDLLRTRARVQLRAVADGTLLAQSRYSYPVLRANPLWVKTLGEPSRFNLVDGAGGLVCAGGQSRATSPTQGLAWCLDEAGNPQALYREPAATDLRAVAVAPDGTLYTLGWDGQVRAYRNGSPTGLAFEARGIPTTLATDGQSLYVGGAVPVSYRDSGGFSCSALRFYVERFSPQGQSLKDFQGTPEQAREVDENGNCYRSGGPLNSSPNVLRVEGDTLYMYYVTRVSARQDSNQDWDGLGQLNAMRLNALSLSPVWAWKDGFDNQRSSSKGWFVYWPCNGLECDALYYTLYGFDLDPAQGWMTGSHAPILDLQTGNVMASDPSDSGRFPVFLGGNRLDLYPSTSDPTYTVLLYSILLNPGPSPLYHTVSFVLGPAGGSVEMLRRFGDQVYAVGVLGGKGFIARLR is encoded by the coding sequence ATGCGGAAGGCGATTTGGCTCTTGGCCTCGGGCCTCGCCCTCCTCCTCGCTGCCTGTGGGGGGCAAGGAGGCGGCGGGCCAGACTTGCGGCTGGTGGGCCTGAGCCCCAACAACCCCTCCCTCTGCCCCGGCCAGGCCGTGACCCTCACCCTCACCCTGGCTTCCCAAAGCGGCTTCCAGGGGCAGGTCACCCTCCAGGTGACCGAAGGGGGCCAGCCCCCCTCCTGGCTCAGCCCCACCTCGGTGGAGCGGACGCTGAACGTGCCGGCGGGAGGGCAGGCGCAACAAACCCTAGAAGTCGCTGTGGCCCAGGACGCCCCCACCGGAACCCACGCCCTCAAGGTGCGGGTCACCTACGGAAACCGGGTTGTGGACGGGGACCTGAACCTCACCGTGGAGGCGTGTACCCTCGGCTTCGAGTTTGACCACGAGGCCAACCAAGCCGAGTTCCAAAGGAAACCCGACGTCCCCGTGGTCCGGGGCCGGCTCACCGTGCAAGGAGTGGCAGGACCGCCTCAGGTCAGGCTCCAGTACCGCTTTGTCAGCACCGACGGCACCCCCGAGGCCACCTGGCGGGAAGGGCCCCCCTTCGCCCTCACCCGTGACCCGCAAAACCCGGGCACCTACCTGGCGGAGGCGGCCCTGGAGGACTTCTGGCCCGTGGGCCTGGACCCCGACCTCCTCAGGACCCGGGCCAGGGTGCAGCTCCGGGCGGTGGCGGACGGCACCCTCCTGGCCCAGAGCAGGTACAGCTACCCCGTCCTCCGGGCCAACCCCTTGTGGGTGAAAACCCTGGGGGAGCCTTCCCGCTTCAACCTCGTGGACGGGGCGGGGGGCCTGGTCTGCGCCGGGGGGCAGTCCAGGGCGACCTCCCCCACCCAGGGCCTGGCCTGGTGCCTGGACGAGGCGGGGAACCCCCAGGCCCTCTACCGGGAGCCCGCCGCCACCGATCTCCGGGCTGTGGCGGTGGCCCCGGACGGGACCCTTTACACCCTGGGCTGGGACGGCCAGGTGCGGGCCTACCGCAACGGGAGCCCCACCGGCCTCGCCTTCGAAGCAAGGGGCATCCCCACCACCCTCGCCACCGACGGGCAAAGCCTCTACGTGGGAGGGGCGGTTCCAGTTAGCTACCGGGATAGCGGTGGATTTTCCTGTTCGGCCCTCCGCTTCTACGTGGAGCGGTTCAGCCCCCAGGGGCAGAGTCTGAAGGACTTCCAAGGTACTCCGGAGCAGGCGCGGGAGGTGGACGAAAACGGGAACTGTTACCGTTCCGGGGGCCCACTGAACTCTTCCCCCAACGTCCTCCGGGTGGAGGGCGATACCCTCTACATGTACTACGTCACCAGGGTGAGCGCACGACAGGACAGCAACCAAGATTGGGACGGGCTAGGCCAGCTCAACGCCATGCGCCTGAACGCCCTCTCCCTTTCCCCTGTGTGGGCCTGGAAGGATGGTTTCGACAACCAACGCTCTAGCTCTAAAGGTTGGTTCGTCTACTGGCCCTGCAATGGCCTCGAATGCGACGCCCTCTACTACACCCTGTACGGGTTTGACCTAGACCCCGCTCAGGGCTGGATGACGGGCTCCCATGCGCCCATCCTGGACCTTCAAACCGGCAATGTGATGGCCTCGGATCCCTCGGACAGCGGCCGTTTTCCGGTCTTTTTAGGGGGGAATAGGTTAGATCTCTACCCAAGCACTTCCGACCCAACCTACACGGTCCTTCTGTACAGCATCCTCCTCAACCCCGGCCCGTCCCCTCTCTACCACACGGTCTCTTTCGTCCTCGGGCCCGCGGGAGGCTCGGTGGAGATGCTCCGCCGCTTCGGCGATCAGGTCTACGCCGTGGGCGTCCTGGGGGGCAAGGGCTTCATCGCCCGGCTCCGGTGA